The following are from one region of the Ferrimicrobium sp. genome:
- the crcB gene encoding fluoride efflux transporter CrcB: protein MAWLLVVLFGALGAVVRYLLDRSIMRHLNTDFPVGTLMINLSGALALGIVVGLATRNLLPTQDAVAIGDGFIGAYTTFSTLTFESLSLANTESFGLGALNMVGTIVAATILAYLGIHIVQ, encoded by the coding sequence GTGGCCTGGTTACTTGTCGTGCTCTTCGGTGCACTCGGTGCTGTCGTTCGCTACCTACTCGATCGCAGCATCATGAGACACCTCAACACCGATTTCCCGGTCGGTACCCTCATGATCAACCTCAGTGGGGCACTCGCTTTGGGTATCGTCGTCGGACTGGCCACCAGAAACCTCCTCCCGACCCAAGACGCCGTTGCCATAGGAGACGGCTTCATCGGTGCGTACACCACCTTCTCCACGCTGACATTCGAAAGCCTATCACTCGCCAATACCGAGTCATTTGGTCTCGGCGCGCTCAATATGGTGGGCACCATCGTGGCCGCGACCAT